Proteins encoded in a region of the Saccharothrix ecbatanensis genome:
- a CDS encoding cation diffusion facilitator family transporter: MSAGGGTKAIIAALVANAGISVAKFVGFLITGSSSMLAESVHSVADTSNQGLLLLGQKTAQRKATMSHPFGFGRDRYFYSFIVALMLFSLGSVFALYEGIHKLEAHEPLSSPMVAVVILVVAIGLEIYSFRTAIVESQKIKGDATWWQFIRQSKVPELPVVLLEDAGALFGLVLALMGVGLSTITGDPVWDAIGTICIGVLLGVIAVILIVEMKSLLIGEGSAPAELDVITSQLAAGKVQRVIHIRTQYIGPDELLVAAKIALNPGLSIAEVAEAIDDAEQRVRNKVPSARLIYLEPDLDRSLAKS, from the coding sequence GTGTCAGCAGGGGGCGGGACCAAGGCGATCATCGCCGCGCTGGTGGCCAATGCCGGGATCTCAGTGGCCAAGTTCGTCGGCTTCCTGATCACCGGATCGTCGTCGATGCTGGCCGAGTCGGTGCACTCGGTGGCCGACACGTCCAACCAGGGCCTGTTGCTGCTCGGGCAGAAGACCGCGCAGCGCAAGGCCACTATGAGTCACCCGTTCGGGTTCGGTCGGGACCGCTACTTCTACTCGTTCATCGTCGCGCTGATGCTGTTCAGCCTCGGCTCGGTGTTCGCCCTGTACGAGGGCATCCACAAGCTCGAGGCGCACGAGCCGCTGAGCAGCCCGATGGTCGCGGTGGTCATCCTGGTCGTCGCGATCGGCCTGGAGATCTACAGCTTCCGCACCGCGATCGTGGAGTCGCAGAAGATCAAGGGTGACGCCACGTGGTGGCAGTTCATCCGGCAGTCGAAGGTGCCCGAGCTGCCGGTCGTGCTGCTGGAGGACGCGGGCGCGCTGTTCGGCCTGGTCCTGGCGCTGATGGGCGTGGGCCTGTCGACCATCACCGGCGACCCCGTGTGGGACGCGATCGGCACGATCTGCATCGGTGTGCTGCTCGGCGTGATCGCGGTCATCCTGATCGTGGAGATGAAGTCGCTGCTGATCGGCGAGGGCTCGGCGCCCGCGGAGCTGGACGTGATCACGAGCCAGCTGGCGGCGGGCAAGGTGCAGCGCGTGATCCACATCCGGACCCAGTACATCGGGCCGGACGAGCTGCTGGTGGCGGCGAAGATCGCGCTGAACCCGGGCCTGTCGATCGCCGAGGTGGCCGAGGCCATCGACGACGCGGAGCAGCGCGTGCGCAACAAGGTGCCGTCTGCTCGGCTGATCTACCTGGAGCCCGACCTGGACCGGTCGCTGGCCAAGTCGTAG
- the manA gene encoding mannose-6-phosphate isomerase, class I, translating to MTVELLHNAVRAYAWGSRTAIAELLGKEVPTPHPEAELWMGAHPGDPSRVVGPDGSRSLLEMLADDPDGQLGAAHADRWGSRLPFLLKVLAAEEPLSLQAHPSAEQAANGFAAEDAAGVPMDSPIRNYKDPSAKPELVCALTEFHALAGFRDPLRTAVLLRSLDAPDFAPYAELLASQPDGDGLRALFTTLITLPQTALDMLLPQVLDACVLHVKEHGEFDLECRTILELGEAYPGDAGVLAALLLNRLVLRPGEAIYLPAGNLHAYLHGTGVEILANSDNVLRCGLTPKHVNVPELMRVLDFQCGDMPVQTGAETSPGLWSYWTPCPEFELSRIEVGPSVHVRVDHSGPQIMVCTRGRARLSNGSQSLVLERGQSVWLPASDPAVVVEADVETQLFRATPGVE from the coding sequence ATGACTGTGGAACTGCTGCACAACGCGGTGCGCGCGTACGCGTGGGGATCACGCACCGCCATCGCCGAGCTGCTCGGGAAGGAGGTGCCGACGCCGCACCCCGAGGCCGAGCTGTGGATGGGCGCCCACCCCGGCGACCCGTCCCGGGTGGTGGGTCCGGACGGTTCGCGGTCACTGCTGGAGATGCTGGCCGACGACCCGGACGGCCAGCTGGGCGCCGCGCACGCCGACCGCTGGGGCAGCCGGCTGCCGTTCCTGCTGAAGGTGCTGGCCGCGGAGGAGCCGCTGAGCCTCCAGGCGCACCCGTCGGCCGAGCAGGCGGCGAACGGGTTCGCCGCCGAGGACGCGGCGGGCGTGCCGATGGACTCGCCGATCCGCAACTACAAGGACCCGTCCGCGAAGCCCGAGCTGGTCTGCGCGTTGACCGAGTTCCACGCGTTGGCGGGGTTCCGCGACCCGCTGCGGACGGCGGTGTTGCTGCGGTCGCTGGACGCGCCGGACTTCGCCCCGTACGCCGAGCTGCTGGCGTCCCAGCCGGACGGTGACGGCCTGCGGGCCCTGTTCACCACGCTCATCACGTTGCCGCAGACCGCGCTGGACATGCTGTTGCCGCAGGTCCTGGACGCGTGCGTGCTGCACGTGAAGGAGCACGGCGAGTTCGACCTGGAGTGCCGGACGATCCTGGAGCTGGGCGAGGCGTACCCCGGTGACGCGGGCGTGCTGGCCGCGTTGCTGCTCAACCGGCTGGTGCTCCGGCCCGGTGAGGCGATCTACCTGCCCGCCGGCAACCTGCACGCGTACCTGCACGGCACCGGCGTGGAGATCCTGGCGAACTCGGACAACGTGCTGCGCTGCGGGTTGACGCCGAAGCACGTGAACGTGCCGGAGCTGATGCGGGTGCTGGACTTCCAGTGCGGCGACATGCCGGTGCAGACCGGCGCCGAGACGTCACCGGGGCTGTGGTCGTACTGGACGCCGTGCCCGGAGTTCGAGCTGTCCCGGATCGAGGTCGGGCCGTCGGTCCACGTTCGAGTGGATCACAGCGGGCCGCAGATCATGGTCTGCACGCGTGGCCGGGCGCGGTTGTCGAACGGGAGCCAGTCGCTCGTGCTGGAGCGCGGCCAGTCGGTGTGGTTGCCCGCGAGCGACCCGGCCGTGGTGGTCGAGGCCGATGTCGAGACCCAGCTTTTCCGGGCGACCCCCGGCGTTGAGTAG
- a CDS encoding SIS domain-containing protein, with protein MLDDTLLDDQYRLGDADREGLLRAAARAGAQVRATAEAADELGVARVFQERPRALVLITRPGVGTAIAGVVTALLGPRCPVPVVVADDVPTWVGALDVVLAHTEDPGDVQMAESVDRAARRGARVLLTAEPEGPVAASAAQHAFLIPPRVPVPPGFGFARGFAAWAVALKALGLLNVDVQAVADELDREAERCHPMHESFVNPAKTLALRIDGRTPLLWGLDDLATAVAVHGAGVLGTYAGVVSDVAGYPQALTRSVLHRRAVRGTSGDDLFADPDDEEQAGLVRVLLLAVRQGPQADFARRVAMETLSGADVLEPAEEVSGGDAVCAALLALRFELAALYLGLAAGTLGGPGLYAPAV; from the coding sequence GTGCTCGACGACACGCTCCTCGACGACCAGTACCGGCTCGGTGACGCCGACCGGGAAGGTCTGCTGCGCGCGGCGGCACGGGCGGGCGCGCAGGTCCGTGCGACCGCCGAGGCGGCCGACGAGCTTGGCGTCGCCCGGGTGTTCCAGGAGCGCCCACGGGCGTTGGTGCTGATCACCCGTCCGGGTGTCGGCACGGCCATCGCCGGTGTGGTGACGGCCCTGCTCGGGCCGCGCTGCCCGGTGCCGGTCGTGGTCGCGGACGACGTGCCGACGTGGGTGGGCGCGCTGGACGTGGTCCTCGCGCACACCGAGGACCCCGGTGACGTGCAGATGGCCGAGTCGGTCGACCGCGCGGCCCGGCGTGGCGCGCGGGTGCTGCTGACCGCCGAGCCGGAGGGCCCGGTGGCCGCGTCGGCCGCGCAGCACGCGTTCCTGATCCCGCCGCGGGTGCCCGTGCCGCCCGGGTTCGGCTTCGCCCGCGGTTTCGCCGCGTGGGCGGTGGCGCTGAAGGCGTTGGGCCTGCTCAACGTGGACGTGCAGGCGGTCGCGGACGAGCTGGACCGGGAAGCCGAGCGGTGCCACCCGATGCACGAGTCGTTCGTGAACCCGGCCAAGACGCTGGCGCTGCGCATCGACGGGCGCACCCCGCTGCTGTGGGGTCTGGACGACCTGGCCACGGCCGTCGCGGTGCACGGAGCCGGCGTTCTCGGCACTTATGCGGGCGTGGTGAGCGACGTGGCCGGCTATCCTCAGGCGCTGACCCGGTCGGTGCTGCACCGCCGGGCCGTGCGCGGCACGTCCGGTGACGACCTGTTCGCCGACCCGGACGACGAAGAGCAGGCCGGCCTCGTCCGCGTGCTGCTGCTGGCCGTGCGCCAGGGCCCGCAGGCCGATTTCGCCCGGCGGGTCGCGATGGAGACCTTGTCCGGAGCCGACGTGCTCGAACCGGCCGAGGAGGTGAGCGGCGGGGACGCCGTGTGCGCCGCGCTGCTCGCCCTCCGGTTCGAGTTGGCCGCGCTGTACCTGGGTCTGGCGGCGGGAACGCTGGGCGGACCCGGGCTGTACGCGCCGGCCGTATGA
- a CDS encoding Trm112 family protein has translation MAVQLDPQLMEILACPCPEHAPLKPGTATDPLADYLTCTSCGRSFPVRDGIPVLLLDEAVEPTAG, from the coding sequence GTGGCTGTCCAACTCGACCCGCAGTTGATGGAGATCCTGGCCTGCCCGTGCCCCGAGCACGCGCCGCTGAAGCCGGGCACCGCGACCGACCCGCTGGCGGACTACCTGACCTGCACCTCGTGCGGCCGGTCGTTCCCGGTCCGGGACGGCATCCCGGTGCTGCTGCTCGACGAGGCTGTCGAGCCGACGGCGGGGTGA
- a CDS encoding phosphomannomutase/phosphoglucomutase, translated as MRDLSGIVKAYDIRGVVGEQLDADVVRDFGAAFARLVGGPAVVIGHDMRDSSPGLAAAFAEGVTAQGVDVVNIGLASTDMLYFASGKLDLPGAMFTASHNPAKYNGIKLCRPGAAPVGQDSGLGQIREDAERGVPDAEGVTKGAVTEQDMLTDYAAYLRDLVDLSTSRPLKVVVDAGNGMGGHTVPKVFEGLPIDVVPMYFELDGNFPNHEANPLDPKNIVDLQARVIAEKADAGVAFDGDADRCFVVDERGEPVSPSAITALVAVRELAKDPGGTIIHNLITSHGVPEIVREHGGVPVRTRVGHSFIKEEMAKTGAIFGGEHSAHYYFRDFWRADTGMLAALHVLAALGEQDGTLSDLTSAYSRYAASGEINSTVDDQLGRLAAIKAEFGGREGVELDELDGLTVNLPDGSWFNLRASNTEPLLRLNVEAADAASVAALRDEVLAIVRG; from the coding sequence GTGCGCGATCTGTCCGGCATCGTCAAGGCTTACGACATCCGCGGTGTCGTCGGCGAACAGCTCGACGCCGACGTCGTACGCGACTTCGGCGCGGCGTTCGCCCGCCTCGTCGGCGGCCCGGCCGTGGTGATCGGCCACGATATGCGCGACTCGTCGCCCGGCTTGGCCGCGGCGTTCGCCGAGGGCGTCACGGCGCAGGGCGTCGACGTGGTCAACATCGGCCTGGCCAGCACCGACATGCTGTACTTCGCCTCCGGCAAGCTGGACCTGCCCGGCGCGATGTTCACCGCGAGCCACAACCCGGCCAAGTACAACGGCATCAAGCTGTGCCGTCCGGGCGCGGCGCCGGTCGGCCAGGACAGCGGCCTGGGTCAGATCCGCGAGGACGCCGAGCGCGGTGTCCCGGACGCCGAGGGCGTCACGAAGGGCGCGGTCACCGAGCAGGACATGCTCACCGACTACGCCGCCTACCTGCGTGATCTGGTCGACCTGAGCACCAGCCGGCCGCTGAAGGTCGTGGTCGACGCGGGCAACGGCATGGGCGGCCACACCGTGCCGAAGGTCTTCGAGGGCCTGCCGATCGACGTCGTGCCGATGTACTTCGAGCTGGACGGCAACTTCCCGAACCACGAGGCCAACCCGCTGGACCCGAAGAACATCGTGGACCTCCAGGCCAGGGTCATCGCGGAGAAGGCGGACGCCGGCGTGGCGTTCGACGGCGACGCGGACCGCTGCTTCGTGGTGGACGAGCGCGGCGAGCCGGTGTCCCCGTCCGCCATCACCGCCCTGGTCGCGGTGCGCGAGCTGGCCAAGGACCCGGGCGGCACGATCATCCACAACCTGATCACCTCGCACGGCGTGCCCGAGATCGTCCGCGAGCACGGCGGCGTGCCGGTGCGCACCCGCGTCGGCCACTCCTTCATCAAGGAGGAGATGGCCAAGACCGGCGCCATCTTCGGCGGCGAGCACTCCGCCCACTACTACTTCCGCGACTTCTGGCGTGCCGACACGGGCATGCTGGCCGCACTCCACGTGCTGGCGGCGCTCGGTGAGCAGGACGGCACGCTGTCCGACCTGACCAGCGCCTACTCCCGGTACGCGGCGTCGGGCGAGATCAACTCCACGGTGGACGACCAGCTGGGCAGGCTGGCCGCCATCAAGGCGGAGTTCGGCGGGCGCGAGGGCGTCGAGCTGGACGAGCTGGACGGCCTCACGGTGAACCTGCCGGACGGCTCGTGGTTCAACCTCCGTGCGTCCAACACCGAGCCGCTGCTCCGGCTCAACGTCGAAGCCGCCGACGCGGCCTCCGTCGCCGCGTTGCGCGACGAGGTCCTGGCGATCGTGAGGGGATGA
- a CDS encoding DUF3499 domain-containing protein: protein MRSVRRCSRTGCANPAVATLTYAYADSTAVVGPLATYSEPHSYDLCEEHALRLTAPRGWEVVRHQGEFRAPEPTVDDLTALAEAVREAGRVTPPMEVPEFPAGTIRRGHLRVLPDPNED from the coding sequence GTGCGGAGCGTGAGACGGTGCTCGCGAACCGGGTGCGCGAACCCGGCAGTCGCCACGCTCACGTACGCCTATGCGGACTCGACCGCGGTGGTCGGCCCCCTGGCGACGTACTCCGAACCGCACTCGTACGACCTCTGCGAAGAACACGCCCTGCGCCTCACCGCCCCCCGTGGCTGGGAGGTCGTCCGCCACCAAGGCGAGTTCCGGGCCCCCGAACCCACCGTGGACGACCTGACGGCGTTGGCCGAGGCGGTCCGCGAAGCCGGTCGGGTTACCCCGCCGATGGAGGTCCCGGAGTTCCCGGCGGGCACCATCAGGCGCGGTCACCTGCGCGTTCTGCCCGATCCCAACGAAGACTGA
- a CDS encoding metallopeptidase family protein codes for MARGSRRQGTPRRRNRDRHGRGLRGPLYPATLPAARSRAERFDALVLEALEPIEARWRTELTQLDVAVDDVPDIQSGDDGDVVEDGNVPLARLVPAGADRRARIVLYRRPLEARAKDGADLSDLIHDVLVEQIANYLGLDPDVIDGE; via the coding sequence ATGGCTCGGGGTTCACGGCGACAGGGCACTCCGCGGCGACGCAACCGCGATCGGCACGGTCGGGGGTTGCGCGGCCCGCTGTACCCGGCCACGCTGCCGGCGGCCCGGAGCCGGGCGGAGCGCTTCGACGCGTTGGTGCTGGAGGCGCTGGAGCCGATCGAGGCGCGGTGGCGCACCGAGCTCACGCAGCTGGACGTCGCGGTGGACGACGTGCCGGACATCCAGTCGGGCGACGACGGCGACGTGGTCGAGGACGGGAACGTCCCCCTGGCGCGGCTGGTCCCGGCCGGCGCCGACCGCCGGGCCCGCATCGTCCTCTACCGCCGTCCGCTGGAAGCCCGTGCCAAGGACGGCGCCGACCTGTCCGACCTGATCCACGACGTCCTCGTCGAGCAGATCGCCAACTACCTGGGCCTCGACCCCGACGTGATCGACGGCGAATAG
- a CDS encoding glycosyltransferase family 2 protein: MTSGATPRLRTAPVLAVLVCHDGDRWLGTALSALRRQRPRPRHVIAVDTGSVDGTAKVLAEAAEGLDRVIDGVLTLPRGTGFGAAVHAAVDHAVQRWGDPGTWLWLLHDDCAPEPDCLSALLTAAEVSPSAAVLGPLGLDWTDPRLVVESGLSTDASGHRQTGMGRVELAGSFQQSTEALAVSSAGSLIRRTVWESLGGYDRAMPLLRDDIDFGWRANLAGHLVLSVPVARMRHARAVSRGSRRLDAAAARPGPALRGVDRAHGLRTFLVNCGTLSFALGLPRIAVLAFLRALGFLLLRRFSDAHAEIGALRYLLSGRARLRAGRAARPVHGGVPGLFTSRITRLRNAIRGASTHLIRRRVEADLALGRLPEDEGRPGTWSAPSEVERRVVGPAALPAGVLTRRRPVRATGGLRRPLVAVPVDAALPPSERPSPKPRPSPVPRGSAAPGVVFVEVDRARVLWSLVLGPPLLLVLGLAVFGILANASRIGLDLAGGRLLPVGDLASTWSSYLATWHPVAGGTTAPAPAALAVLGTVGVLFGSPAVLVAVLFIGDAPLAGLAAYVASRGMPVRRPVRALVAAGYALLPAATSAVSQGRLDVVVVHVMAPLVFAGVASVLRGGAGAAWLPVASGTALAVAVVGAFSPLVHGLVALAALIGFVVVPGRPGDGRRRVASLFMIVLLPVALLLPWPAVVLQHPSVVLHGVGAFMESPAVGLVDLLSLRPGGTGSVPFVGFLVVVFALLALVLRPSRSMPAGLAVVVLGGFALIVLQTVSLSPLPGGDASPGWAGAPLVLVGWGLLWVVLSAFRRDVAPVPFRRVVSVVGVLSVVGLACAGFAGLRSGALTADAVRLPSTVAQELPRTGRSVLVLGTPGTPTRLVAGRLPAFGDDDYVPVPTAVARLERWSRDLIGGSSETTRLALAQAAASGVAFVVLPDRAAAQRLRDAAGDLVGVTPAMSDGRPVLRVQLAAGNAVLLSPELARRARTGGNPSVELGTPGIAPVEAAPPEVGVQVSEGPEGRLLVLAAAEEPAWRAWVNGREVQVVRAWGHLVGVTVPTTASEVRVEAASTLRELLLMLQAAAALFTLLTAIPTRRRP; the protein is encoded by the coding sequence TTGACGAGCGGGGCCACTCCGCGGCTGCGCACCGCGCCCGTGCTGGCAGTGCTGGTGTGCCACGACGGCGACCGGTGGTTGGGCACGGCGCTGTCCGCGCTGCGCCGGCAACGACCACGGCCGCGGCACGTGATCGCGGTCGACACGGGCTCTGTCGACGGCACCGCGAAGGTGCTCGCCGAGGCCGCCGAAGGTCTCGATCGGGTGATTGACGGTGTCCTCACGCTGCCCCGCGGCACGGGTTTCGGCGCGGCGGTGCACGCCGCCGTCGACCACGCCGTGCAGCGCTGGGGCGATCCGGGCACGTGGCTGTGGCTGCTGCACGACGACTGCGCGCCGGAACCGGACTGCCTGTCCGCACTGCTGACCGCGGCCGAGGTGTCGCCGTCGGCGGCCGTGCTGGGGCCGCTGGGTCTCGACTGGACCGATCCCCGGCTGGTGGTGGAGTCGGGGCTGTCGACCGACGCGTCCGGCCACCGGCAGACCGGCATGGGCCGGGTGGAGTTGGCCGGGTCGTTCCAGCAGAGCACCGAGGCGCTGGCGGTGTCGTCGGCCGGGTCGTTGATCCGGCGCACGGTGTGGGAGTCGCTCGGCGGCTACGACCGGGCGATGCCGTTGCTGCGCGACGACATCGACTTCGGCTGGCGCGCGAACCTGGCGGGCCACCTCGTGCTGTCCGTTCCCGTCGCCCGGATGCGGCACGCGCGCGCGGTCAGCCGTGGCTCGCGGCGGTTGGACGCGGCGGCGGCACGGCCGGGTCCGGCGTTGCGCGGCGTCGACCGGGCGCACGGGCTGCGGACGTTCCTGGTCAACTGCGGGACGTTGTCGTTCGCCTTGGGACTGCCGCGGATCGCGGTGCTCGCGTTCCTGCGCGCGCTCGGATTCCTGTTGCTGCGCCGGTTTTCGGACGCGCACGCGGAGATCGGCGCGCTGCGGTACCTGTTGAGCGGGCGGGCCAGGTTACGGGCGGGACGTGCCGCGCGGCCGGTCCACGGGGGCGTGCCCGGCCTGTTCACGAGCCGGATCACCCGATTGCGCAACGCGATCCGGGGTGCGTCCACTCACCTGATCCGGCGACGGGTCGAGGCCGACCTGGCGTTGGGACGTCTGCCGGAGGACGAGGGGCGGCCGGGCACGTGGTCGGCTCCGTCCGAAGTGGAGCGTCGGGTGGTCGGGCCGGCGGCGCTGCCCGCCGGTGTGCTGACCCGACGTCGGCCGGTGCGGGCGACCGGTGGGCTTCGTCGGCCTCTGGTGGCCGTGCCGGTGGACGCGGCGTTGCCGCCTTCGGAGCGCCCCTCGCCGAAGCCGCGACCTTCGCCGGTGCCCCGTGGTTCGGCCGCGCCGGGCGTCGTGTTCGTGGAGGTCGACCGGGCGCGGGTGCTGTGGTCGCTGGTGCTCGGGCCGCCGTTGCTGCTGGTCCTGGGGTTGGCGGTGTTCGGGATCCTGGCCAACGCGTCCCGGATCGGGCTTGACCTGGCGGGTGGCCGGCTGCTGCCGGTGGGCGATCTCGCCTCGACCTGGTCGTCGTACCTGGCCACTTGGCATCCGGTGGCGGGCGGGACGACGGCGCCCGCGCCCGCGGCGTTGGCGGTGCTGGGGACGGTCGGCGTGCTGTTCGGGTCGCCCGCCGTGCTGGTGGCGGTGCTGTTCATCGGTGACGCGCCGTTGGCCGGGCTGGCCGCCTACGTGGCTTCACGGGGGATGCCGGTGCGGCGGCCCGTCCGCGCCCTGGTGGCGGCGGGGTACGCGTTGCTGCCGGCGGCCACGTCGGCGGTGAGCCAGGGGCGGCTGGACGTGGTCGTGGTGCACGTGATGGCGCCGCTGGTGTTCGCCGGGGTGGCGTCCGTGCTGCGGGGTGGGGCGGGTGCGGCGTGGCTGCCGGTGGCGTCGGGGACGGCGTTGGCGGTGGCCGTGGTGGGGGCGTTCTCGCCGCTCGTGCACGGGCTGGTGGCGTTGGCGGCGCTGATCGGGTTCGTGGTGGTGCCGGGGCGGCCGGGTGACGGGCGGCGGCGGGTGGCGTCGCTGTTCATGATCGTGCTGCTGCCGGTTGCGTTGCTGCTGCCGTGGCCGGCGGTGGTGTTGCAGCACCCGTCCGTCGTGCTGCACGGGGTGGGCGCGTTCATGGAGTCGCCCGCGGTCGGGTTGGTGGACCTGCTGTCGTTGCGGCCCGGCGGGACGGGGTCGGTGCCGTTCGTCGGGTTCCTGGTGGTCGTGTTCGCGCTGCTGGCCTTGGTGCTGCGGCCGTCGCGGTCGATGCCGGCGGGGTTGGCGGTGGTGGTGCTCGGCGGGTTCGCGCTGATCGTGCTGCAGACCGTGTCGCTGTCGCCGCTGCCCGGCGGTGACGCTTCGCCGGGGTGGGCCGGCGCTCCGTTGGTGCTGGTCGGGTGGGGGTTGCTGTGGGTGGTGCTGTCGGCGTTCCGGCGGGACGTGGCGCCGGTGCCGTTCCGGCGGGTGGTGTCGGTGGTCGGGGTGCTCTCGGTGGTGGGGCTCGCCTGCGCCGGGTTCGCCGGGTTGCGGTCGGGGGCGTTGACGGCGGACGCGGTGCGGTTGCCGTCGACGGTGGCGCAGGAGTTGCCGCGGACCGGGCGGTCGGTGCTGGTGCTGGGCACGCCGGGGACGCCGACGCGGCTGGTGGCCGGGCGGCTGCCCGCGTTCGGGGATGACGACTACGTGCCCGTGCCGACGGCGGTCGCGCGGTTGGAGCGGTGGTCGCGGGACCTGATCGGCGGCTCGTCGGAGACCACCCGGCTGGCGTTGGCGCAGGCGGCGGCTTCGGGGGTGGCTTTCGTCGTCCTGCCGGACCGTGCGGCGGCCCAGCGGTTGCGGGACGCGGCTGGTGACCTGGTGGGCGTGACGCCGGCGATGTCCGACGGCCGGCCGGTGTTGCGGGTGCAGTTGGCGGCGGGCAACGCCGTGCTGCTGTCACCCGAGCTGGCGCGGCGGGCCCGGACCGGCGGCAACCCGTCGGTGGAGCTCGGCACACCCGGGATCGCCCCGGTCGAAGCCGCACCGCCGGAGGTCGGCGTCCAGGTGTCCGAAGGTCCCGAGGGACGGCTTCTGGTGCTGGCCGCGGCGGAGGAGCCGGCATGGCGTGCGTGGGTGAACGGACGTGAGGTCCAGGTCGTCCGCGCTTGGGGCCACCTGGTCGGTGTGACGGTGCCCACCACGGCGTCGGAGGTTCGCGTGGAAGCCGCCTCGACCCTCCGTGAACTCCTGCTGATGCTCCAGGCCGCCGCCGCCCTCTTCACCCTGCTGACGGCTATCCCCACCCGCCGCCGCCCCTGA
- a CDS encoding WhiB family transcriptional regulator — protein sequence MQEFDGGRIVDGDVPAQEPVVLDLFDAADEQDWQERALCAQTDPEAFFPEKGGSTREAKRICLGCEVRSECLEYALQHDERFGIWGGLSERERRKLKKRAV from the coding sequence ATGCAGGAATTCGACGGGGGTCGCATCGTGGACGGGGACGTCCCGGCACAGGAGCCGGTCGTACTCGACCTGTTCGACGCGGCCGATGAGCAGGACTGGCAGGAGCGCGCCCTGTGCGCGCAGACCGACCCCGAGGCGTTCTTCCCGGAGAAGGGCGGCTCGACCAGGGAGGCCAAGCGGATTTGCCTCGGCTGCGAGGTGCGCTCCGAATGTCTGGAGTACGCCCTCCAGCACGACGAGCGCTTCGGCATTTGGGGCGGGCTGTCCGAACGCGAGCGGAGGAAGCTCAAAAAGCGCGCGGTGTGA
- a CDS encoding site-2 protease family protein yields MKRSAVRPSPLFLSLLAVTVAGAVLTLFEDSTAAVTAGTVFFVLGGWAVSLCLHEFGHAIVAYRGGDYAVKAKGYLTLDIRRYTDPVFSIVLPLVLLAFGGIPLPGGAVWINHHALRDKRVESMVSLAGPLSNLVLGVLLAMSVILFTPPAGLAAALSYLAAVQILAFVLNILPIPGLDGWGVIEPYMSYSAQQFGAKVRPWAPFVLFAVLIGFPTIAALFFNAAYSAFELIGGNRYLAALGQGTFMFWR; encoded by the coding sequence GTGAAGCGATCAGCGGTGCGTCCGAGTCCACTGTTCCTCAGCCTGCTCGCGGTGACGGTGGCAGGCGCCGTGCTGACCCTGTTCGAAGACTCCACCGCGGCGGTGACCGCCGGGACGGTCTTCTTCGTGCTGGGCGGCTGGGCGGTTTCCCTGTGCCTGCACGAGTTCGGCCACGCGATCGTGGCCTACCGCGGCGGCGACTACGCGGTGAAGGCGAAGGGGTACCTGACCCTCGACATCCGCCGGTACACCGACCCCGTGTTCAGCATCGTGCTGCCACTGGTGCTGCTGGCGTTCGGCGGCATCCCGCTGCCCGGCGGCGCGGTGTGGATCAACCACCACGCGCTGCGCGACAAGCGGGTGGAGTCGATGGTGTCGCTGGCCGGTCCGCTGAGCAACCTGGTGCTCGGGGTGCTGCTGGCGATGTCGGTGATTCTCTTCACGCCGCCGGCGGGTTTGGCCGCCGCGCTGTCGTACCTGGCCGCCGTCCAGATCCTCGCTTTCGTGCTCAACATCCTGCCGATCCCGGGTCTGGACGGGTGGGGCGTGATCGAGCCGTACATGTCGTACTCGGCCCAGCAGTTCGGCGCGAAGGTGCGGCCGTGGGCGCCGTTCGTGCTGTTCGCGGTGCTGATCGGGTTCCCGACGATCGCGGCGCTGTTCTTCAACGCCGCCTACTCGGCGTTCGAGC